In a single window of the Gossypium hirsutum isolate 1008001.06 chromosome D02, Gossypium_hirsutum_v2.1, whole genome shotgun sequence genome:
- the LOC107907644 gene encoding uncharacterized protein, with product LNKYDACGLQDNEKRNILAVQTLRNTIKGSTLMATTFILSCAGLVVVINSTYNVRRPLNGSIFKAHNEFTVSLKYITILSFFLFSFFCYSLSIRFINQVNILINSPQDLASVITLKYASKLLEKVFILNTVDNWLLYTALPLLLWIFGPFLIFLCSFSLIHVLYNLDLVLRFKKQGKNKSQINGCGDCELVKYCTICCNLSYILLN from the coding sequence TTGAATAAGTATGATGCATGTGGTTTGCAGGACAACGAGAAAAGAAATATCCTAGCAGTCCAAACGCTACGAAACACCATAAAGGGATCAACCCTAATGGCCACAACCTTCATCCTTAGCTGCGCCGGTCTAGTTGTCGTCATCAACAGCACATACAATGTCAGACGGCCACTCAACGGTTCCATCTTCAAAGCTCACAACGAGTTCACGGTGTCTCTCAAATACATCACCATCTTATccttctttctcttctctttcttttgttaCTCTTTGTCGATCCGATTTATTAACCAAGTTAACATCCTTATTAACTCTCCCCAAGACCTAGCATCTGTCATCACTCTCAAGTACGCATCAAAGTTGCTCGAGAAAGTGTTCATCTTGAACACCGTCGACAACTGGCTTTTGTACACTGCACTTCCTCTACTACTTTGGATCTTCGGTCCCTTTCTTATTTTCCTTTGCTCTTTTTCTTTGATCCATGTGCTTTACAATCTTGATCTTGTATTAAGGTTTAAAAAGCAAGGGAAaaataaatctcaaatcaatggATGTGGGGATTGTGAATTAGTGAAATATTGTACAATTTGTTGTAATCTTTCTTACATACTGTTAAATTAG
- the LOC107907643 gene encoding uncharacterized protein, whose product MDWSSTGTNRLLELNEVEEFRLQAYENAKLYKEKSKRWHDNKILPRQFAPGQQVLLFNSRFKLFPEKLKSRWSGPFEILHVYSHGDVVVKDDKIGSTFKVNGQRLKHYFGAPIIRDKNSISFQAA is encoded by the coding sequence atgGATTGGAGTTCTACTGGTACTAATCGCCTATTGGAGTTGAATGAGGTGGAAGAATTCAGATTACAAGCTTATGAGAATGCCAAGCTGTACAAAGAAAAGAGTAAACGATGGCATGACAACAAGATTTTGCCACGGCAATTTGCACCTGGACaacaagtcttgttatttaattccaggTTTAAATTGTTTCCTGAAAAATTAAAATCTCGTTGGTCTGGTCCATTTGAGATATTGCATGTCTATTCTCATGGAGATGTAGTAGTCAAAGATGACAAGATTGGTTCTACTTTCAAAGTCAATGGCCAACGATTAAAGCATTACTTTGGAGCTCCTATAATTCGTGATAAAAATTCCATCAGTTTTCAAGCTGCTTAA